In Rhopalosiphum padi isolate XX-2018 chromosome 3, ASM2088224v1, whole genome shotgun sequence, the genomic stretch ataaattaatgctaATGTTAactacgatattaatattatattaatacaataatactacaGATTTACGATTCTAAATTATAcagaaagaaataataatgataaaaaaaaaaataaaaaatagataagaaAGAAAAACGTACTTATCGATCAGTACGGAGTGTAGTCGAGATATCCTATTCTGTGTATAGCATACAGACAGGGGTTCACAACAGTAGTCTTTCTCAGATTCAAGTACAAATCCACACGTTCTAAAGCAGTTCACGATTGTTGACGTTGCTACGTTTCTCTATGTCTTATCAACAATGCGCATAGCTTGAAGAACATCGATTACTGTAGATTTTTCTTCATCCATATCACTTATAATTTTCCTCACTATTTCTTTTCTATAAAGCGTCTTGAACGTTTTAATAATTCCTTGGTCCAAAGGTTGCGATTTTGATGTGGTATTTGGCGgtaaaaattttacttttatagctTGACAATTCGGTATAATATTGTGAGCCAGGCAATtgtctataaacaataaaattttacGATTTGTATTTTCATCTGTTTGTCTATTGGTAATAGCCATTCAGCAAACAATTCACTAGTCATCCATGCTTTCTTATTTGCTGTGTAGTCAACGAGAAAAGATTTGACACCAGCAAAACACCTCGGGTTTTTCGATTTTCCGATTATTAAAGGTTTCAGTTTATCTGTGCCAGTCATGTTAACAGCCAATAATAGTGTAAGTCGTTCTTTGCTATGTTTACCACCACTGCATTTCTCACTTTTGAATGTTAAAGTTTTATCTGgcatacatttgta encodes the following:
- the LOC132925830 gene encoding tigger transposable element-derived protein 6-like; translated protein: MTFEQTVFELVLEAVKSGRKKKDIAEEFGISASTLSTIIKNNKEIDLSFPIDRNRKRGPDFSDVEECVVKWFNQYRDANVSIGGPILKEKQKISKVCGESANVSDNVVNEWKINLSELLEGYKPCDIFNADETALFYKCMPDKTLTFKSEKCSGGKHSKERLTLLLAVNMTGTDKLKPLIIGKSKNPRCFAGVKSFLVDYTANKKAWMTNNCLAHNIIPNCQAIKVKFLPPNTTSKSQPLDQGIIKTFKTLYRKEIVRKIISDMDEEKSTVIDVLQAMRIVDKT